In the genome of Cynocephalus volans isolate mCynVol1 chromosome 10, mCynVol1.pri, whole genome shotgun sequence, the window AAGTGATTGACTTGATCCTGGAATGTTACACAGAACTCTCAATGCCAGATAAAAATAAAGTCCTCTCAGGCGTCCTGCATTCCTGGGGGCAAAAGGGCCTCTCTGAAAAGTTGTTGGCTTACTTAGAGGGTTTTCAGGAAGACCTTAATATGACTTTTAACCAGCTCACACAGAGTGCCTCTGAACAGGGCTTGGCTAAAGCTGTGGCTTCTGTGGCCCGCCTGGTAATACTGCATCCAGAAATCACAGTGAAGAAAATGTGCAGCATGGCTGTGATCAATCTCGGCACCCACAAGTTCCTGGCTCAGATCCTCACTGCCTTCCCTGCCCTTAGGTTCACGAAGGAGCAAGGTCCAAATTTATCTAGCACTTTTGTGGTATCATGCCTCAAAGAAACTGTCTGGACAAAGTTCTCTACaccaaaggaagaaaagcaattttTAGAGCTCCTGAACTGCCTGATGAGTCCTATGAAGCCCCAAGGGATTCCAGTTGCTGCCCTTCTTGAGCCAGATGAGGTGCTGAAGGAGTTTGTCCTGCCTTTCTTGATGCTGGATGTCAAAGAGGTAGACCTCAGTCTGAAGATCTGTCTCCAGACTCTAGAAGCAAATCTGTGCCTAGAGGAATACTGGCTCCAGACCTGTTCCCCGTTCCCTCTCATCTTCAGCTTATGCCAGCTCCTGGATGGCTTCAGCAAATACTGGCAGCTTCCAAAGGAGAAGCGATGCCTCTCTTTGGATGGGAAAGATCTGGTGATCCATATCCTGGAGCTTCTCTGTGAGATCGTATTAGCCAGTGCCAAGACCTTCTCCCCAGACACGTGGATCAAGTCCCTGTCTTGGCTCCACCGGAAGTTGGAGAAGTTAGACTGGACTGTGGGCCTGAGACTGAAGAGTTTCTTTGAGGGCCACTTCAAGTTTGAGGTGCCAACCACACTTTTTGAGATCTGTAAGCTTTCTGAGGATGAGTGGACCTCCCAGACCCACCCAGGGTATGGGCCAGGCACAGGGCTTCTTGCTTGGATGGAGTGCTGCTGCATCTCCAGCAGCGTCTCGGAGCAGATGCTCTCTCTCTTGGTGGTAGATGTGGGCAATCCTGAAGAGGTCAGATTGTTCAGCAAGGGCTTTCTGGTGGCCCTGGTACAAGTCATGCCTTGGTGCAGCCCCCAGGAATGGCATTACCTTCACCAGTTGACAAGGAGACTGTTGGAGAAACAGCTTCTCCATGTCCCGTATAGCCTGGAATATATTCAGTTTGTTCCCCTGCTCAACCTAAAGCCCTTTGCCCAGGAGCTCCAACTCTCCGTACTTTTCCTGAGAGCTTTCCAGTTTCTCTGCAGCCAGAGCTGTCGTAATTGGCTGCCTATGGAAGGCTGGAGCCATGTGGTCAGGCTCCTCTGTAGCAGTCTGACCAATGTTCTGGACTCAGTTAGATTGTTACAGTCAGTTGGCCCTTGGGCCCAAGGACAAGAACATGACCTGACCCAGGAGACCCTGTTTGTTTATACCCAGGTGTTCTGTCATGTTTTGCACATCATGGCCATGCTGCCCCAAGAGGTCTGTGAGCCCCTCTATGTTTTGGCTTTGGAAATTCTCACCTGCTATGAAACTCTGAGCAAGACCAACCCTTCTATTAGCTCCTTGCTCCAGAAGGTAAATGAGCAACACTTCTTAAAATCCATTGCTGAGAACATTAGCCCAGAGGAGTGGCGCCAAACTCTGCTGCAGAAGATCAGCAACTTCTGACCTTTGTAGGTCAGAAGAAAGCTGGGCCTCAACATGGTGGGTCTGAGGGGTTAGAGCTGAGAAGCACAAACTTTACAGTTATGTGAAATTGTACACAAGATAACAAGTCTGGCAATCACGGTGTAAAGAAAGTAGTTTCTTAGATATTTGTAACATACGAACTATAATAAAATTCTCTTTTGAGTCTCATCTTGTCTCTGAATCTTTCTCAGCAATAGCCTAGCATTGAATACGCTCTAAAATTGGGTTTAGAAAGTCTTAAGATCAGGTCACTGGGAGGAACATGTTCGTAACTGGACTTCACCCTAGATGTTGGTGAATAAGCCCAAAGTTGAAACCACCCAAGTGGAAAAAAATTACAGGGTATGTGTGTTCTTTTATATTAAGACCCTCTTCAAGAGTCATTtcagtattttagtatttttcatgAAAAGCATATTTTTCATGGGGTATCTTCAGAAAGTGGCAACTCGGAAAAGAGGTCTATTctagccctggctctgcctccaaCTGGCCATGTGATCTGTGTGGCCAAGAGGCCTGCACTATTGTAAAATGAGAGGGTTGGACTAAGGAGAACTAAgtgttgtgtgtggggggagaggaggggtaaTATTAACGTTAAGAAAATGGGAGTCTTCTGAATTGAGGGCTGCTGTACAGTCTGAACTCCATTCAGTGAACCTAAAGGGACTAAGATAAAGCTAGGTCTGGTAAAGGGAGCAGAGATAGGTTTGAAGGATGGGTATAATTGTCTTCTTCCTGGGGTGGAGCCGTCGTCATCTTGATGAATGAGTGGGAGCAGGGAATGATATTTGCAAAAGcataaaaatgagaatttaagGTGTCCAGGATATtactacagaactgtgagaactgGTTAGGGAGATAAGGGAAGGAAAAGGATATGTCCCATCACCACCTTTATATCCACACCCTCATTCAAATATGAGGCAGCCTCAGGTTCCCTCCCCCACTTAAGGTAGATTCAGCTCTGTGACCAGCAATCAGGCTTCCATTCTCCCAAATCCTAATTGGGATTCACCTATGAAGAGAAGAAAGGCCCTAAAGTTACCATTGGGATTGAACTCTGGGAAACTTCAATGTATTCTTGGGAGTGTGAACCGCAGAAATGTAAGGTATGAGCTAGGCCCTCCTGTAAGCTAAAAGcatcagcacacacacacccttctccCAGTTACATGGACCTAAACTTGGACCAGGAACTATAAAGCACATGGCAGCCAATCAAGCTGGGTCACAGGATGCTTCTCACAGGAAAGCAGTATTGAtgtatttcacaaatgagaatgagttgggaaatatTAGTGCAATTTAATCACCATAGGGGTGACTTACAAAGATATactgatagtaaaaaaaaaaaaactaaaaaattagcattttacactttttaaatggCACCCATTAAAGACTGAAAGTCAAAATTTGAGACACATATTCAGtcctttaaaaattcatggaCAATGAATTAAAAGGcactttaaaatttctaatttttcactacCACTTGAAGACAATGTCATGATAGCACAGTCTCTCAAACCCACTTAGGTGATAAGGAATGATCAGTGTTGGCACCAGAGGATCCTATTTGCAAATGGGGGAGAAGGCGTCAGTCCACAGGACATACTTTGGCCAGGCTGGCTGCCCTCTTGCTCCCCAGCCTTCTATGGCTAAATGGCAGTACACTCACATAGGATGGGCTTTGGACCACAACTCTGGCTTATCAGGAGGCTCTGGGAAAAGTCCTCCACAGTCTAGATGAGACATCAAGGTTTGGAGTATAGAAGTCCGTTTCCAATTCATACAAAAAGAACAGTGTCAAAGAGTGAGGCTACCCTGTAAATAGCTACCAAAGTCGTCATTTCACTTTGCCCCTACTTTCATGAGAACATCCTGTGTGTGTGGATATGGGGAAAGTTGGGCATGAGGGAACATGCTAAAAAGGGGATAGTATTTGGTTGCAACGAGCTCACAAGTTTGACACTGGTCTTTTTGCCAATTCAGTCTGCAAAGGTCGTGCTGATCTCTTTTGGCCACCCTACCAACTCAAGTGCTTCAGGTTCCCATCCCTGCCTCCTACCCCCTGCCATAGAGACTTCTGGTCAGAAGTCAGTAGACATGAGAATTCAAAGTTGACACATAGATGAAAGGATAAGGCAAAGAACCAATGGGTTATCTAGTAACCTATAAAAAAACTACCTATCCACAATGATTTTCCCAGGCCAATTTTGCAAGAAGACATTATTTCAAGAACCAAATCATTACTTGCTTCTGCTGACCCAGTACTGTGGATACTGTCCTGAGTGGTTGTAGAGATGGGTAGCCACCAATATCAGGGCCAGTGGGTGCCCAGACACTTACACCCTGGTCCACCAATCTGCATGCCCCATGCTTCTACCTCCCAGACAAAGCTCTTGAGATAAGACCCAAAGAAGGATCCTTGGGCTTGCATTAAAACCACCTTGCTGCCAATGGAGGTCTGACGGGATCCAATAATTGTTATTAAGAAAAAAGTGCTTTTGCAAAGGGGCAGGTTAGAAGAGGGAGGTAATATGAATATTCTTTAGAAAAACTCAAATCCATCTGCTTATCAATACCCAAAAGGCTGAGGCCACCCAGGGCACAATTTGGTCCGTGGAATACCGAGCAGAGGAGGCAGCGAATGTGAGGAGGCACCCTCACTGCCTGACTCCTGGAAGCTATTAACCACCCTTTTTAGCTTGGGGAGTATCAAAGAGCCGGGCTGCCTTTCTGCACAGCAGAGAGAACCAGTAGATCTGGGGAGCGATGAGGAAGGCATTGGCCACGTTGCAGTAGAAAGGGATATTGAACGGCACTTGGAGCAGGCTTAGTCCCTGCTGTTGCCCATAGG includes:
- the GEMIN4 gene encoding gem-associated protein 4, yielding MELGPLNICEEMTVLHGGFLLAEQLFHPKALAELTKSDWEHVGQPIVEALREISSATAHSQPFAWKKKALIIIWAKVLQPYPATPSDTETRWQEDVFFSVGNMIPTINHTVLFELLKSLEASGLFIQLLMALPATICRAELERFLEHMMVDTSSEDVAFFLDVWWEMMKHKDNQQDSLLSQFRTMAHKYLPSSDEFSHPPKRFKSDPGVCPTMPLLAMLLNGLKQIQNRILCLRMKCLALANLADMLTVFALMVDDPQEVSATVYLDKLATVISVWNSDTQNPYHQQALAEKVKEAERDVSLTSLAKLPNETIFVGFEFMHSLLQEWGQELQAMLNSSQRTNYDSYRLCDSLTSFSQNLKLYLDTTSLSKEERQVVSELAECVRDFLRKTSRVLKNKGFEDITASIAMAIIEQKMDRHMEMCYIFASEKKWAFSDEWVACLVNNRALFQEPELVFKLLETVMEVSTTDSAVLESQVKQVIDLILECYTELSMPDKNKVLSGVLHSWGQKGLSEKLLAYLEGFQEDLNMTFNQLTQSASEQGLAKAVASVARLVILHPEITVKKMCSMAVINLGTHKFLAQILTAFPALRFTKEQGPNLSSTFVVSCLKETVWTKFSTPKEEKQFLELLNCLMSPMKPQGIPVAALLEPDEVLKEFVLPFLMLDVKEVDLSLKICLQTLEANLCLEEYWLQTCSPFPLIFSLCQLLDGFSKYWQLPKEKRCLSLDGKDLVIHILELLCEIVLASAKTFSPDTWIKSLSWLHRKLEKLDWTVGLRLKSFFEGHFKFEVPTTLFEICKLSEDEWTSQTHPGYGPGTGLLAWMECCCISSSVSEQMLSLLVVDVGNPEEVRLFSKGFLVALVQVMPWCSPQEWHYLHQLTRRLLEKQLLHVPYSLEYIQFVPLLNLKPFAQELQLSVLFLRAFQFLCSQSCRNWLPMEGWSHVVRLLCSSLTNVLDSVRLLQSVGPWAQGQEHDLTQETLFVYTQVFCHVLHIMAMLPQEVCEPLYVLALEILTCYETLSKTNPSISSLLQKVNEQHFLKSIAENISPEEWRQTLLQKISNF